Within Marmota flaviventris isolate mMarFla1 chromosome 13, mMarFla1.hap1, whole genome shotgun sequence, the genomic segment GGCTCCCATCCGAGTTGGAGTTTGCTGAGGGACTCACCACAGGTTAACCCTGGGTTCACCCCAGccttctctcttcatgttctctcCATGTTATCTCTTCAGGTTGAAAAAGTCCCATTCAGCCTTTTCCGGGTGGCTGAGGGTCCACGGGTGGGACCTGGCCTTGGACACAGTCTTACCCTGTCCACTCCTGTCTTCAGGCGGAGTCTGAAATGGCCCTGGATGCCGAATTCCTGGACGTGTACAAGAACTGTAACGGGGTGGTCATGATGTTTGACATCACCAAGCAGTGGTAAGCAGGCAGCGTCCCTTTGCTGGTTCACAGCCTCCTGCAGGGTCTGTGGCAGTCAGTGTTCCTGCCTGGAGGACCACATCTATGCCTAGGACAGATTGGGCCCATGTCTGTGCCGTGTGGAAGATAGTCAGATCCAGGGCAGGCCAGTAACAAAGGGTAGCTTTCACAGCCCTGAAGACACCCTCAAAAACCTGGCAGCCAAGTGGCAACTTATGTTAGGGGCGCCTCAAGACCCCTGCACTTGATGACTTGCCAGGAGGACAAAGGTAACAGTCACCACAGCAAAGAGTGAAGAAAAAGTGAGTAGCAGGCAGAGCCCCCCCAACCaccaaaggtaaaaaaaaatccaattcttAGGTGTGGTGGTACAGACCTGGAATCCTACAActcaggaagctggggcaggagggtcacaaagtCCAagccagagccagcctcagcagtttaacgagggcctgagcaacttagcagaccctgtctcaaaactttaaaaaggactggggatgtagctcagtggttaggactcctgggttcaatccctgtacccccactccccacaaaaaaactgaagaagCCGGGCTTGATGGTTCACGCTGTaaccccagctattcaggaggaggcaggaggattgcaaattcaaggacagcccaGGCagcttagttagaccctgtctcaaaataaaaaggtctgcaggtgtggctcagtggcaaaatgcaTGCCTCACaggcaagaccctgggttcaacccccagtaccacaaaaaaatagaatacaagTGTTGAAGGAAGGCCTGACAGCCATTTTAGAGACAGCCTGTGAAGTGCTTGTGCGGCCTCTCACTGCCTTAGGGTCTGCCATCACTTACTTATTCATATGACTGTGTCATGctggctaggcaagtgctctaccacaagcCACATGCAGAGCCCCTGCATAATCCATGTTCATCATAGAAAACTGGAGAATGCAGGAGAAAACTGTCAAGAGAGCACCACCACTAGCTGCTGGCAGagtccagccttttttttttttttttaatatatatatatatttttaagttgtagttggacacagtacctttatttatttttatgtggtgctgaggattgaacccagcacctctcacgtgctaggtaagcaccctactgctgaaccccagcccctcccccagccatttttttcttcGTAATGTGGGCACATATGTGCTGGAGTCCTACTACTGCTACCCAGGAAGCATGCTGCTTTTCTTTCAAGGACATGTTTCTACATGGTGGGATACACAGGCTTCTGTGGGTTCCCATGCTAGGCTTTGGGAGCTAGATCTTACACTTGGCACACTCCATTGACTTGAGTCTGAAGACCTGGGCCCGCAGGGTCTGGAGGCTTTGCACACACATCCTCATTCCTTCCCTCACGGCCTGTAGGGACCACATGCTACAGCACCACCTGAGGAGGGCTGACCACCAGATTCTGGGGCTGTTGGCAGCATTCTGGCAACAGAGCAGGCAGTCACTGTATCCTGGGCCATGAATTGTGACTCAGTGGAGTGCACCTCTTGCACACGTGCATACAAAGCTGCACTCTTCGCTCTGTTGCTGAGCTGGGAGGAGAGCATTTCTCCTGCACAGGTTCTGGTGGCTCATTGGCCTGGGGAGGAGGAAGTGGCTTTGACCATGTGAAATCGAGTTTGGATGTTGAGGGGCCACCTCAGCTCCACTGAAGTGTACTGTATTCTTTGCAGACAGGCCACATGAGGCCCCTGTACCTTCCAGGGGGCAGAACTGGAAGGACAGGCAGTGCCCTGAAAGCCAGTGAAGACCAGATAGCTGGGCTGAGCATGGGGCTGCAAGTGTGCCTGGGCTGCAGTGTGGAGAGTGTGCAGGAGGGCCAAGCTGCCTCAGGGAGGAAGTGGTCAGGTGCTTGTCGGGGTCCTTGAGGCTGCAGCTGTTTCCCAGGGCTCACATAGGGGCACACATCAAGCCAGTGTGTGAACCTGGAGGCACCTCGTGGGCAGGGAGATGCAGGAGAGGCTGCTGCAATTATGGGCATGTGGTATTTCCACCACTTCCTTTCCGTGGGGAAGCTTGGTGACACCACTAGTTGTACCCTTCCAAGCcacttggaaaacagtttgggaCAACCCGTGAAGCCAAGCAACAAGGAAGACCCATGTGAGGTCAGTTCTAGAGAGACCTGCCTGTTCACCCTGCAAACCTGGCAGCATAGTTCTGAGGAGCAGGGCCCTGAAGACAACTCAGCCAGCAGCAGAAACATCAGCAATGGCATCTAAGAGCCCAGTCGACAGGCAGATGTGGACAAGCTGCAGCCCTGGCCGTGGTGCATGCCAGAAGCTGAGATAAGCCACCTGTGATGTGTTCCTTCAGGTGATGCTGGAAATGGGCAAAACTGGAGGCAGTTTTGTAGGAACATGGACAAGGAAAGGCAGAGGAATAAGGCACCTGGACTTGGGGTGCAGAGGTGCGTGCTGTCTGTGAGAAGTGGACAGGGCTGCAGACTGCAGGGTTGCAGTGCTCACTGCTATTCTCCAGAGCCCTCCCACAATGATGCGGTCTTAGAGGTGAAGGGCAGCCCCAGTCCATACAGTCCTCTGGGGTGGTGCGACTGAGGCTGAGATACTCTCCCTCCCAAAGGACCTTCAACTACGTCCTCCGGGAGCTTCCCAAAGTGCCAACCCACGTGCCGGTGTGTGTGCTGGGCAACTACCGAGACATGGGTGAGCACCGAGTCATCCTGCCGGACGATGTGCGAGACTTCATCGACCACCTGGACAGGTGAGTGCCCTGAGCCTGCTTCCACCTGGGGTAGTGTGTTGTGCTCGGATAGCACTGGGGAAGGATGAACAAGCTCTCCCAACACTGTGCCAGAGATGGAGTGACAGCTCTGGCCCAACCTGGGGAGCCAGGAGGGAAAGCCTGGGGCACTGGGGTCTGGAACCCCGAGGCTCAGGTCTCCACAGTATGGCAGTGCCCTGGGACATGTCAGTGAGGGTGAGGTGCCAGGACCCCCAACAGGCTACCTGGCTCCTGTCCAATTCCTTAAGCCACCCTGGAGGGATCCAGAGCTCCACGACTGGTCCCGCTTGTCCAGTAGCTGTAGTGGGTCCTCAGCCTGCCGCAGGAGGGAAGCCCACTGTGGTCTTGGACACAGGAGTGAGCCCAGCCCCACCAAGGGCCTTTCTCTTGACTTCCTTCTCTGAAAACAGGCCTCCAGGCTCCTCCTATTTCCGCTATGCAGAGTCTTCCATGAAGAACAGCTTCGGACTCAAGTACCTGCACAAGTTCTTCAACATCCCATTTTTACAGCTGCAGGTGAGTCCTCATCATGCAAGTAGGGGCACCAGCAAGGACCCAGCAGGCTGGAGCTGGGATAGGCAGCAGAGCTGACCCAGGCCACCAAGGGTAGGGTGCTGGCCATGTCCCCACATCGGAAGCCCCTCTGCCTGTGGCATAGCTGTGGTGCCCACCCTTCCTTAGATACACATCAGATGCAGAAGTCCCCATCACACTGATGCCCTGTCATCATGGGGTGCATTCCAGGGGATGTGTGGGGCCAGCACTCACTCTGGACTGTGGCCCTTGGACCATTTTGTAAGGACAGGCTTTAGTGTGCCCTGCCCGAGTCGTCCCCACTTCCTGGGTGCAGGTGAGGCGAGGAGGCCTGGCACTGTGCCTTTGTCTGGGATTCTTTCAGTTAGTAAAGCTGTGCAGCTGGTGAGGAGGCCCTAGGTCCTTCACCCAGTGTCTAGCATTCTGTCTTGTTTCTGTGGTACTTTTATCAAAGGAACCAGCTTTGGTCTGTTATCCTCCTCTGTCCCTGTTCCCTCTAGGACCCCACTAGTGTGCGCCTCACCCTCCTGATTTGCTTTGGGGTTCATGACCTTGCTCTTCTGAGGTCTGGGCAGCTGTCTTGCAGACTGACCCTCCTTTGGGTCCAGCTGAGGCTTTTCTTGTGGCTCCATGGTGGCTTGGGTTGTGACAGAAGACTGCAAAAGTGAGACACGCTCCTTGGCTTTTCGTCACATGTCCTGTGGGGCACATGTGTCTTGTCATGGGACAAGGGAGGCAGTGGACTCCTCGGGAGCCTCTGGAGCCCTTCCAGTTTCCGCTGTGGGCATAGCCTCGTGGGCAGCTGAGTGCTGGGAGTCCCGGGACCGTCCCACTCTTAGTATCAGGTACTTCAGGCACACAGACCATGTGTGGTGACCTCCCAGCCCAGGGACAGCAGTGAGCTGGACAAGAGTGGGAGGGTTCCATGGGTCCTGAGCATGGACCCAGAGGACTAGGGCCAGGACAGCTGTAGCTGGTGGACAGGAACAGAGTGAAACAGGCCTGGGCTGTCTGTCTGGACACCCACAGTCCTGCCACCATTCTTTAGATGTCAGACTTCATTCCCTCTtgccttttttcccttttgacaGTCATGAGACTCCTGTAGCGTGGGGCTATGCAGGGAGCCATCAGTTAGGAGGAAGGCCAGGTGTGCAGGGTCCTGTGGGCCTCACTCTGTTTCCCAACACTGCGCACATGTGGCCTGCAGCACTCACAGCATGGATATCATGATCAAGGGTGCAACATCTGTATTTTACTGAATTTGAATCTAAATGTGAGAAGTACTGTGAGAGGCCAGGGCTGGTGCAACCCAGAGGAAAAGTCAGCTCAGCTTAGGTCTTGGAGGGCTACAGTTTGCCCTAGGCCGTGGCTGGCTGAGCCTTGCCACCAAAGCTGTTCCTAGGCCTTCCAGGGCTCCTTGTGTGCATGGGGATCACCCTTGTCTTCTACCCAAGTAGTTGGCAAGGCTGAGCTCTGCATCAGAAAAGGCTGCACATGCATGGGGTGCCATGGAAATGGCAGGTGCACTTCTCTAGATGAACTGCGGGGCTCCTGAACCTCCAGAGACATGTTGTGGAAATGGAAGGGGGCTGCTTTCAGGTACAGATCCTATGTGGCCATCTTCTGAGTCACATGGGCCAGCTGTACAGGTGGTCAGACCCCACACACCTCGCAGTCCTGCCCAGTGGGATGCTCAGGGTGGAGAGGGGTGCTGCTCAGCCTTGTCCACTGGTCTCTGCAGAGGGAGACGCTGCTGCGGCAGCTGGAGACGAACCAGCTGGATATTGATGCCACGCTGGAGGAGCTGTCAGTGCAACAGGAGACCGAGGACCAGAATTATGGCATGTGCGTGAGCCTGGGAGCTGGACCTATAGGCCAGCACCTCCACGGGGGCGTGCTACCAGTGGGCCCCAGTGTCCAGATATGGGTTGGGCCCAACCTTTGTTCTGCCCAGTGAGGTGGTGGAGGGAGCTGCACACCTGGGATTGCTGAGTCAGCTTGAGGGTACAGCATGGGTTGGGGGTGCCCCCATCCTGACTACCCGGCCCCCTTGGACAGGTGCCTCATGCTGCCACCTGCagcccttccctttcctctgccaAGGTTTTGTATTATTAATgtgtgataataaaatatttagtcagGTCAGTGCATGTCTGGAACAACTGGAAATAAATCATAAACGGAGCTACACTTACAGTGGAGTGGGCCCAGCCCCTCTAACAGGCTCCTGGGGACAGGGTGGATGGTGGCAGACCACGCATACTCAAGCTTCAGTGTCAGGCCTCCTTGCACAGATCCTGCAGACCCTCCCTCAGCCTGTGCAGCTGTGAAGTCACAGTCCACACAGGTGGGCCTGGATGGGCAGCTACTTCTGTGTCACTTATTGACTTGACTCCTTATATGGAATGAGCCACACCTGCTGACTACCAGGTGTGTGGTCACAGGCCAGTGCAGACAGCCACATGGCCCATCCGAGCTCTGGCCAGACCAGCTGGCCCCTGATGGAACTTGGTTGCCTCCTGCCCCTAGTGGGGTTCAATTTTCCAGATTGGTGCCAGCATGAATTGAGAACTTGGTTTTGGGAAGGATCCAGTGCTGGAGAGTGGCAGTAAACAGGACAGGTTATCCCAAATGGCCTGGCCACTGAGCAGCACATGTTCTGCCTGCAAGATAGCCTGGGTCAGGTTGGGGTGTACGTCAGTGCTgtagtgcctgcctagcatgcacaaggcctggttccatccccagtacctcctccaCAGGGCAGAagctatgggggggggggggtggctgacAACTGGATAGGCCTCATCGTCTGTCCTCCTGGGTATGATGCAAGCTGGATACTCCAGTACCTCTATGGCAGAAAGACTGCCCTCTGGAGCCTGGGAGGGAGAGCTAAGAGGCCTCACtccagccctctgccctccctccagcTTCCTTGAGATGATGGAGGCTCGAAGCCGCGGTCACGCATCCCCTCTGGCAGCCAATGGGCAGAGCCCATCCTCAGGCTCCCAGTCGCCGATTGTGCCTCCAAGTGCTGTGTCCACAGGGAGCTCTAGCCCCAGCACACCCCAGCCCGCGCCCCAGCTGCCCCCCAGCACCTCCTCAGCCTGCCCCCCTGTGCTACCCATATCCTCTGCACCCTCCTCCGAAGCCCCGCCCCTTCCTGCACACCCCTCTATCCCTgcccaacccccaccccagcgACGCAGCATCATCTCCCGGCTATTTGGTACCTCGGCAGCTGCAGATGTGGCCCCTTCACCTCCAGGTAGGCCCAGAAGCAGCCCTTTCACTAAGTGGACTCATGGAGTGGCACCCTGTGTCTGTGGCCCCATGTGCCCTGTATACCAGGATATGGCCCCCATCCCTGGCAAGCTTCCCCCTTCCTCCTGGGCAAGTGGTCCCATGGCCAAGCTCTGGAGGCAGCTTTGGTCTTCAGCCCAGTCACACAAGCCACCACCCTAACCCCTTGCTGGCCTGCGGACAGGCCCACAGAGGGCTCAGGAGCCGGCATCTGTTGTCTACAGAACCTGCCCCAGCCGTAGAAGTCCCAGCAAGAGTCCAGAATGTTGAGGACTTTGTTCCTGAAGACAGGCTGGATCGAAGCTTCCTGGAAGACACAGTCCTGCCCAGGAGTGAGAATGGTGGTGCAGGCCCACAGCAGGACAGCGACAGGTGTGGATAGTTGGCAGACCTGAGCACAGATGTCTAAGACACCCCTGGGGGTGTCACACAGCATCCCTGGTGTTCTCTGGGAAGTAGTCGGCACTGAGGACAGAAGCAGAGCTAAGTGGAGAGCAGAGGGAAGTGCCTGGGCCCTGAGCACATCCCTAGGCTGGTCCACTTGAAGGTTGTAGGCAAGGCCACCTGGGTTTCAGATTTCCTGGTGGGCCAGAGCAGGCACTTCAGAGAGGAGAGGCTGAGCTAGGTGCACACACTGCCCactggcacatacctgtaattccagtgacttgggaagccaaggcagaattttatgttcaaggccagccttggcagtttggcaaaaccttgtctcaaaataaaaagggctagaggcATAGCTAGGTAGTAGTGcaaccctggattccatccctagtacccccctcaaaaaaaaaaaaaaattaataccttGGTAGCTGCAGATGTGGCCCCTGCACCTGTGGCCCATGTGCCTTGCATACCAGGATATGGTACCACAACCCAGAGCTGGGTTCTGAGCCATACCCTTCCCCCTGGGTCTGGCCTCTGGGGCCAGCCCCTCTTGCCACTCTGCCCTAAGTACCATCTCCAGCTGATCCccagattcaaacccaggttcCAGTCCCACTTGGCAGATCCCACCGTGGGTGGCCACTGGCATTCCCAATGGCACATCATGGTGAAAGTGGGCTTCTCTACCAGAAATGCATAGATGGATAAGCCCAGGTGCCCAAGCTGGGCCCCTTTTCCCACTGGCCACCCCACTGGCTAGCAGCAGGCACCACTGCCCACCTCCCCACCCATCTCTGCTCAGGTCTCCCCACTGGAGCACACACCCAGGGTGGGGCAGCCCCACAGGCAACCAGGGTGAGGAGCCAGCAGCACGTGGTTCCCTGTGGCCTCTGactgccctgcccctcctttgCAGTGACGGGGAGGCCTTAGGAGGGAACCCGATGGTAGCAGGTTTCCAAGACGATGTGGATCTTGAAGACCAGCCCCGTGGCAAACCCCTGCTGCCCTCTggccccatccccagcacacacatcAGTCTTTCGAGtgaggaggaagcagaggaggtGGCAGGTCACTCCAGAAGTGCTGCCCTGCCTCCCCAGCAGTGCTCACAGCCAGAGCCAAAACGGTATGGGTGGGGCCCCCAGGGAATGCCCAGGAGCTGGGGGACAGGGCATCCCAGGGTGGCCTCCAAGTTCCTGACCCTTCTTGCCATGAAGGTCATCCAAGGCTTCATGGCCACAGAAGACAGCAGTTCCCACACAAGCAACAGCGCCCTCCTGGCCAGGCGGGCTTCCCactagctctgggcctgagaagCTCAGCAGCACGAAGCCACCCAAACTCGCCACCAAGGGCTCCTCTCGCAGACCTGGAGATGGTAAAGATGGGCAGGTGTCGTCCTCAGAGAGTGATCCTGAGGGGCCCATTGCTGCCCAGATGCTGTCTTTCGTCATGGACGACCCTGACTTTGAGAGCGAAGAGTCGGACACTCAGCGAAAATTGGTGAGGACAGGTTGCTTGCTGACTGTCCTCCTGAGATGGAGGTCAGGAGGTGAGGGCCCAAGAAGATGGGTCAGTGCTGGCTTCCTGTCCTGCTGTGACACTGTGCCGCCTGGGAACAGTAGATGGGGCCTGTGCAGGATGTCCCACATCCTACATAGGCCTTGCTGGTCCTGACTCTAGGATGGGCTTGGGAGCATACACACCTGTCAATGGAGTCCCCTGAGAACTCCCCACCTTGTTTCAGGGAACCATGGGGGTGGAAAGGGACAGTGGCCCTACCAGCTTCTCCTTGTCCAGGATGAGCTCCCTGTGAGAGAAGACCCCTCTGACGTGACTGACGAGGACACCAGCCCGGCCCAGACACTCCCACCACCCAGGCCTCCTGTGCCCTCCTTCAGAATGAAGAACGATGCCGATctctttgggctggggctggacgAGACAGGACCCAAGGAGAGCAGTGAGGAAGGTGGGCGTGTGTGGGGATCCATTGGCCTCTTTGGAGCCTGGAGATACAGGCTATGATCCTTGTCCAAAGGCCAGTGTTAAAAAGAGTCAGCCCAGCCTGAGCGTTTTCCCTTGGGATAGCTGTTGGCCAGTGGGGTCTTCCAGCTATGCTATACCTCCTGGTGTGGCCCAGGACTGAGGCAGCCACATGCACAAGCCTAATACCAGCAGTGTGGGGCAGGGCCAAAGCCTGAGAGTTTGAGTTTCTAATCCCCAGATGTTCACTGTTCTGCCAGCACCCCAGGATTATGAGTGTTCTAGGGCTGTGGTTTGGGACCAGACTGGAGGGGTGGACAGCTGGGGGTCCACATAGCAGGCACTTGGTGGCAGCACTCTGAGAGCTTGCATCTACTCCAAAGTTGGCCCCTAGTGTGGACAAAGCTGCTGTGATCTGCAGTTCTGAGCACACGTGGTTTTGCTGGTGGTTCCAGCCCCAGCAGGCTGGCCCTGGTCCTCCACTCTCAGACCCTGACCAGCAGCTTAACCCTGCACTGTAGCAGGAGTTTCCTCCCAGGCCTATTCATGGTGTGTCAGCCTGAGCACATGAGAGATTCTAAGGTCACCCGTGGCCAGGCCCAACCTGCAGTGGGCTGCTGCAGAAGCCTCTGCCCAGCACGCCACCTGGGCAAGGTAGCCACAGCTGAAGCTTGTCTCCCACACAGACAAAGATGGCAGGCCGCTCaccaaggagaagaagaagaagaagaagaagagcagAGAGGTATCAGCCACCCTCTACTGGCCTGGGCCTGTGCACTGGGGGGAGGTAGGCTATGGCCCCCTAGTGGCCCCAGGTGACTGATTGTCCCCCTGCCAGGAGGAAGAAAAGGCCGCAAAGAAGAAGAGCAAACATAAGAAGAGCAAGGACAAGGAGGAGGGCAAGGAGGAgcggaggaagaggaggaagcccCCTCGAAGCACCACCGAGCTAGAGGCCTTCCTGGGGGGCGGGGCCCCAGGCCGGCACCCTGGGGGTGGAGACTATGAGGAGCTGTAGCCTGCACCACTATTCTGGGAAAGGACCACCCTACCGCGTGTCCCAGCCATCGCCTTTGCCCCATGTGGCCTGGCCCAGCACGCTCTGCACTTGCTTCCTTGCTGGAGGAGGCCCAGGGCCAGGCCTTGGTGGCCAGAGGCCTCTGGCCAGGCGCCACAGGTGCTGGGCCTCAGGCCAGCATGAGCCTGCTCTACAAGGAGGGAGGGGACAGCTGGGCTGCAGCTGGCTTGGTGGATGACCTGGTCCTCTCCAGGAAGAGCCACAGCCAGTCCCCAGCGTTTCTCAGGGAAGTGACTGAGGCAGAGGAGGGACCCGCAAGGGTCTGTTTTCAGAGGCAGGGCATGGGGCTGCTCTGCTTCTCAGATGTCCACCACCCAGCCCTGCTCCTGCTTGCCCTCCCAAGTTCTCCAGGGCCACAGCATGCCAATGGGTTCTGCTTCCTGTCGCAAGCCTTGGGCTGTGGATTATCCCTTCCCATGGACCCTGAGCACAGGTGCACACTCATGGGAGAGTGGCACACCCACCTTGCAGGGTGAGGCCTGTCCTGGGAGCGGGTGGGCGCAGCTGCACCTCTGCGCAGGTGAgccaggctggagctggaggcACCTTTCAGACACTCCACTCAGACTATAAAGCTCTGGTTTTACCACCGCgtctgttcttttcctttctttggctCTGTGAACCATCTGTGGTAGGACCAGCCTACCACTCCTTCACCTAGGTTCTCTTAACAGCCCCAAACGCCTTCTCCAGAAGCAGCTTCCCTCACCTAAAAGTGGTCTCTGACTTACCACTGGCTGCCTCAGCTCAGCCAGGGGCCCCACCTGGCGTTGGATGTGCTATGTGCTGTCTATGCTGAACTGCCAAGGCTATCTTGGGTGTAGTGCACCTAGGCCAACACCAGGCAGCTGCTGCAGAATACCCAGGGCCCAACCCAGTGAGGCCAAATGTGCCCTGCCCCATACAGCCTCCCTTCCTCCTGGGCAGTTGCCTGCAGCCTTTAGAGCCCCACCCTCACCAGCAATCAGCAGCATCCAGCCCCCGCCTACCACAGGATGTTGCCATGGAATCCTCCAGGGGCCAGCAGGCAGAGCTGTGAGCTGGTGACGTTAGGGATGGGGCACAATGCAGCATCTCCTGCCCATGCAGTAGGCCAGGCCAGCCTGTCTCAAATGCCCAAACTCTCCCCTTAGACCCCTGCCAGGGTGCAGTATATCCTGGAGGCACAGTTCTCCACTGAGCAGGTCTGTGCCAGGAATCAGCTGACCTTAGAGCCTGACCTTGTGGCCCACAGCTTGTGAGGTCCTGACGTGGGACAGGTTCACGGCAAATGAATTTGCCCAGGACCACACAGCAGCACTGTGGTGGCCCCAGTAGGACACTAGTGGGGGCCCTACCCAGCAGGACAGACAGCAGAGgcatccttcccctccccactcagCTGGAATAGCCCAGGGCTTGGTACTTGGGTCACAGGGCTGGCAAGAGTTGGAATGAGGACAGAGCCATGTGGCTGAAGAATGAGCCACATGCAGACCCTCCTGGTGGGCAGTGGGCAATCGCAGCCCACTGGCCTGGACACAAACAGCCAAGGACCCGCTCTGGACTGAGTGAGCCATCTGGCTCCAGGTACTTGCTGAGATTTTGGCACCTCAAGCTCCAAAATAGACAGTACCTGGGAAGACTGACAGGGCAGGGAGTCACCCATCTGCTCCTGCCTGGGCTTAACCGGAGACATGCACTCTGGGAGCCCCTGACCAGTCTGCAGTGAGGCCAGGGCTTGGGGCTCCTCCAGGTCCCTGACCTAAGACTCTGCCAAGCTGCCTGCTGCTTGTGCAGGTGCCCTGGAGGTGGTGCTGGTGAGACCATCAGGCTTCTTCCTGGACGTGGTTCAGGACCCTGAGACC encodes:
- the Rabl6 gene encoding rab-like protein 6 produces the protein MFSALKKLVGSEQAPGRDKNIPAGLQSMNQALQRRFAKGVQYNMKIVIRGDRNTGKTALWHRLQGKKFVEEYIPTQEIQVTSIHWNYKTTDDVVKVEVWDVVDKGKCKKRGDGLKTENDPQEAESEMALDAEFLDVYKNCNGVVMMFDITKQWTFNYVLRELPKVPTHVPVCVLGNYRDMGEHRVILPDDVRDFIDHLDRPPGSSYFRYAESSMKNSFGLKYLHKFFNIPFLQLQRETLLRQLETNQLDIDATLEELSVQQETEDQNYGIFLEMMEARSRGHASPLAANGQSPSSGSQSPIVPPSAVSTGSSSPSTPQPAPQLPPSTSSACPPVLPISSAPSSEAPPLPAHPSIPAQPPPQRRSIISRLFGTSAAADVAPSPPEPAPAVEVPARVQNVEDFVPEDRLDRSFLEDTVLPRSENGGAGPQQDSDSDGEALGGNPMVAGFQDDVDLEDQPRGKPLLPSGPIPSTHISLSSEEEAEEVAGHSRSAALPPQQCSQPEPKRSSKASWPQKTAVPTQATAPSWPGGLPTSSGPEKLSSTKPPKLATKGSSRRPGDGKDGQVSSSESDPEGPIAAQMLSFVMDDPDFESEESDTQRKLDELPVREDPSDVTDEDTSPAQTLPPPRPPVPSFRMKNDADLFGLGLDETGPKESSEEDKDGRPLTKEKKKKKKKSREEEEKAAKKKSKHKKSKDKEEGKEERRKRRKPPRSTTELEAFLGGGAPGRHPGGGDYEEL